From one Gammaproteobacteria bacterium genomic stretch:
- the pal gene encoding peptidoglycan-associated lipoprotein Pal → MTIRNVCVALTVAAAAGLAGCATRGEPVPLPEDIYGVDESGQTTRGEGGAGDGTGIGDQDQLRLDPLQDPDSPLAKRVIYFDYDSDQVKADSLPTVNAHAQYLANNPLQKARLEGHGDERGSREYNLALGERRAQSVRRLLQLQGVLDDQIEIISYGEELPAAPGQDARSWSLNRRVEIVYGEQ, encoded by the coding sequence ATGACTATACGTAATGTGTGCGTCGCTTTAACTGTTGCCGCGGCGGCGGGTCTGGCCGGATGTGCGACGCGCGGGGAACCGGTGCCCTTGCCGGAGGACATTTATGGGGTTGACGAGTCCGGACAGACCACAAGGGGCGAGGGCGGCGCCGGTGATGGCACCGGGATTGGAGATCAGGATCAGTTGCGGCTGGACCCGTTGCAGGATCCGGACAGCCCGCTGGCGAAGCGAGTCATTTATTTCGATTACGACAGCGATCAGGTCAAGGCGGATTCGCTGCCAACGGTCAATGCCCATGCGCAGTATCTCGCCAACAACCCGCTGCAGAAAGCGCGGCTGGAAGGTCACGGCGACGAGCGCGGTTCGCGCGAGTACAATCTCGCGCTTGGCGAACGCCGGGCGCAGTCGGTGCGCCGCCTGTTGCAGTTGCAGGGGGTGCTGGATGATCAGATCGAGATCATCAGTTATGGTGAAGAACTGCCCGCGGCACCTGGCCAGGACGCGCGTTCGTGGTCGCTCAACCGCAGGGTCGAGATCGTTTATGGCGAACAGTGA